The genomic window GGTTTACAGTTGGGAATAATCCTTGGTGAGATAAGATCTCTCCGATCTCTTTAGAAGCAAAGAAATCTGCTAGAGGTTTTAATTCTTTTTCCTTAGATTTTTTAGTCAGCATAAATATTGGAGAAAGTGCAGCACCGTCTTCTGGCCATTGTGCTACCATTGGTCCACCTTGTCCAGTCATCTTAGTGAAGAAATAAGGCATGATTGTTACTGCTGGAACATTTGTTTTAAGTTTATTTGATTTAACCATTTGAGATGGATGCATATTTTGTAAAAGTGTTTTCCCTAATTTTTTAACTCCATCTTCTCCGTAATTTTTATAGATACTGATTAAGATTGCATTGAATAGATCGAAATCAGATATAGGTAAACTTACTGAATTTTCAAATTCAGGTTTTAATAGGTCAGCCCAAGATTTTGGAAAAGGTCTATCTCCTAAAGCATCTGTATTTACTAAAAATACGGCTGGAACCACTGCCAACATAGAATAATCTCCATCTGGATCTTTTAGTGATATATTTTCATTGTTGAAGTCTTTGTTGTATTCTGTCATCCCTGTGATATCTTTAAAGATTCCTTCATGTTTAAATTTACCCATAAGTTCATCTTCGAAAAACAGGTCAAATCCAGCAGAGATAAACATATCTGCTAATTTTTCTGGATGATTAGCTTTTATAACGTCTTCTTTTAACCAATCAAGTCCACTAGATGCAGCTTTTAATTCATGATTGATTTTCATTCCGCTTTCTGATTGGAATTTTTTTAAACCTTCTAAAAGTGGATTTTTTACTGGGCAAGGTAGGAGTCCCATTACAGACACGGCACCTTCATCGTTGATTTTTTTACTTAAATTAACA from Psychrilyobacter atlanticus DSM 19335 includes these protein-coding regions:
- a CDS encoding ABC transporter substrate-binding protein; translation: MNHIKKEMTLKEIVNTYPETVEFFNSKGFKGLDNKTLLNTIGKITIQKALEAKKINVDTFLELLNDIIEQDRNSEDVNLSKKINDEGAVSVMGLLPCPVKNPLLEGLKKFQSESGMKINHELKAASSGLDWLKEDVIKANHPEKLADMFISAGFDLFFEDELMGKFKHEGIFKDITGMTEYNKDFNNENISLKDPDGDYSMLAVVPAVFLVNTDALGDRPFPKSWADLLKPEFENSVSLPISDFDLFNAILISIYKNYGEDGVKKLGKTLLQNMHPSQMVKSNKLKTNVPAVTIMPYFFTKMTGQGGPMVAQWPEDGAALSPIFMLTKKSKEKELKPLADFFASKEIGEILSHQGLFPTVNPEVENNLGDKKFMWVGWDYIKNNDIGSILKHCEKLFFEETKK